TGCTCAAGCCCGCCGAGCAGACCCCCTTGGTGGCGGTGCGCCTGGTGCAACTGATCGAGCAGGCCGGCTTTCCTGCCGGGGTGGTCAACCTGCTCACCGGCCTGGGCCTGCACACCGGCGCGCCGCTGGCGGCCCATGCAGGCGTCGATAAGGTGGCCTTCACCGGCTCTACCCAGGTGGGGCGGCTGATCGCCCAGGCGGCCACCGGCAACATGAAAAAGGTGTCGCTGGAGCTGGGCGGCAAGTCGCCGAACATCATCCTTCCCGATGCCGATATCGCCCGCGCCGCCAAGGGCGCGGCCGACGGCATCTTCTACAACCAGGGCCAGGTATGCACCGCTGCGTCGCGTCTTTACGTGCATGAAAGCGTGCTGGATGCGGTGCTCGACGAGCTGCAGCGGCATGCTCGCGCGCATGTGCTCGGCCCCGGCCTGGACAGCCGCAGCACCCTCGGGCCGCTGGTGTCCGGGCGTCAGCTGGAGACGGTCACTGGCTACCTGCGCCGTGGCACCGAGGAGGGCGCCGAGCTGGTCTGCGGTGGCGGGCGACCGGAGCACCTGGAGCAAGGCCATTTCATTCAGCCGACGGTGTTCCTCGACCGCGCCGAGCGCGCCTGCGTGGCCCGCGAGGAAATCTTCGGCCCGGTGCTGACGGTGATGAGCTGGCGTGAACCGGAGGACCTGGTGCAGCGCGCCAACGACTCGCCCTACGGTCTGGCGGCCGGGCTGTGGACCCGCGACCTGCGTTCGGCGCACCGCCTGGCAGCGCAGCTGAAGGCCGGTTCGATCTGGATCAACTGCTGGAACGTGGTCGACCCGGCCTCGCCCTTCGGCGGTTACAAGCAGTCCGGCTGGGGCCGGGAAATGAGCAAGCACGTGATCGACGCCTACACCGAGACCAAGAGTGTCTTCGTCGATCTCGCCTGACCAACCAATAACAAGAGGAACGATCATGGATCTGCAACTGCAAGGCCGTGTGGCCATCGTCACCGGCGGCGGCATGGGTATCGGCAAGGAAGTCGCGCGCTTCCTGTCGCAGGAAGGCTGCAAGGTGGTGATCTGCGCCCGGCGCATGGAATACCTGCGCCCGGCCGCCGAAGAGATCAGCGCCGAAACCGGCAACGAAGTGCTGCCGCTGTTTTGCGACACCAACGACATGGCGGCGGTGGCCGACATGGTGCAGCAGGCCGTCGAACGCTTTGGCCGTATCGACATCCTGGTCAATGGCGCCGCCGCGCCGTCGGGCGTGGTGCGCAACGACATCGAGCACGCCGGCGACGACGAGCTGCTCTCGGACATGAACACCAAGGTGATTGGCTATTTCCGCTGTGCCAAGGCGGTGACCCCGCACATGAAGCAGGGCGGCTTCGGGCGCATCATCAACATCGGCGGCTTGACCGGCCGTGGCAGCAAGGTGCTGTCGGGCATGCGCAACCTGGCCATTGCCCACATGACCAAGACGCTGTCCGACCAGCTCGGCCCCTCGGGCATCACCGTCAACCTGATTCACCCCGGCGTGGTAGACACCCCGCATATCCAGGAACTCTACGAGCGCGAAGGCGTGAAGCAGGGCAAGACCCCGCAGCAGGTCGAGCAGGGCTACATCGACGCCACTCCCATCCGCCGGACCCTGCAGCCCATCGAGATGGGGTGGCTGATCGGCTTCCTGGCTTCGCCCAAGGCTGGCGCAATCACCGGTGAGTCCATCGGCATCGATGGCGGCCTGACCCGCGGCATCTTCATCTGAGGAAGCAATCATGAGCAATGGAACCCTGTTGGTGGCCACTGTCGGCCAGGCGGTGATCCGCAGCGCCGACGACGGCCAGACCTGGCATCGCCTGGGGCTGGGCCAGGCCATCGAGTTCGACGCCATCACCCGTTCGCTGAGCCTGAGCCCGGCCAACCCCGAAGTGATCTATGCCGGCACCGACGTGGGCCTGTGCGTCAGCCACGATGTCGGCGGCCACTGGGCGCGGGTCGAGTCGCCGTTCAACGGCCAGACCGTGTGGAAAGTCGCGGTCGACCCCCAGGACCCGCAGCGCATCTTCGTTGGCACCGGCGCACCCTCGCGGGCGGTGCTGTGGCGCAGCCTGGATGGCGGCGCCAGCTGGTACCGGGTGCCGGTGGAGATTCCGGAGTTCTGCGAAGGGGTGAGCAAGCCGCGGCTGCTGGCCTTCGCCTACGACCCGACCGACCGTGACCAGGTGTGGTTCGGCCTGGAAGAGGGCGGCCTGTTTCACAGCCGCGATGGCGGCGAAAGTTTCACCCGTGTCGACGATCGCCTGCTGTGGGACTACAACTCCGACGTACACAACATCGTGGTGCTGCCCAACCATGGCCGCAAGGTGATCGTCGTGGTGTGCGTCAACGCCGTGTACCGCAGCCTCGACGAAGGCCGTACCTGGAGCGGCATCATCGGCAAGGAGGCCTTCGGGCTGTATTACCTGCGCGTGCTCAATGCCCCGGCAGGCAGCGAGGACACGCTGTACCTGAGCATCTCCGACGGCACGCCGGGCACCACCAGCAAGGTGCTGGTCTCGCAGGATGCGGCCGAGAGCTGGGAGGTGCTGCCGCTGCCGCAACAGCCCAATTCCTGCGTGTGGGCCATGGCCTTCAACCCCGCCGACCCGCGCCAGATGCTGGCCGGGACCAAGTACGGGCATCTGTTCACCTCGGTTAACGGCGGCCAGGGCTGGCAGAAGCAGTGGCGTGAGTTCAGCGAGATCGCTGACGTGCTGTGGACACCGGCGGTGGCGCAGATCAAGTCTGGACACCAGTCCGTCATCAAGCACAAGTGAGGAGAGGGCGATGAAAGTCGAGATCGTTCGTACGCACCTGTCGTTGTTCGTCCGCGACCCGGAGGTTTCGGCGCGCTGGTATGCCGATGTGCTGGGCATGCACGAAAGCGCCAGGGGCGAGAGCTGGATCATGATGGCCTTCGGCGCCAAGCACCATGACATTGCCCTGATCAAGGCCGAACCGGGCGCCCACCAGGGCGGCCTCGGCCTGCAGCACTACGGCCTGGAAATCGCCGGTGACATGACCACCCTGCGCCAGCTGT
The Pseudomonas sp. DTU_2021_1001937_2_SI_NGA_ILE_001 DNA segment above includes these coding regions:
- a CDS encoding glycosyl hydrolase, encoding MSNGTLLVATVGQAVIRSADDGQTWHRLGLGQAIEFDAITRSLSLSPANPEVIYAGTDVGLCVSHDVGGHWARVESPFNGQTVWKVAVDPQDPQRIFVGTGAPSRAVLWRSLDGGASWYRVPVEIPEFCEGVSKPRLLAFAYDPTDRDQVWFGLEEGGLFHSRDGGESFTRVDDRLLWDYNSDVHNIVVLPNHGRKVIVVVCVNAVYRSLDEGRTWSGIIGKEAFGLYYLRVLNAPAGSEDTLYLSISDGTPGTTSKVLVSQDAAESWEVLPLPQQPNSCVWAMAFNPADPRQMLAGTKYGHLFTSVNGGQGWQKQWREFSEIADVLWTPAVAQIKSGHQSVIKHK
- a CDS encoding VOC family protein; this translates as MKVEIVRTHLSLFVRDPEVSARWYADVLGMHESARGESWIMMAFGAKHHDIALIKAEPGAHQGGLGLQHYGLEIAGDMTTLRQLYGMLLGKGVEIVKITDHEIGNGLYFNDPDGNRMEFFLETEHDDARAKERFRVAGAPSRHFDLDPL
- a CDS encoding SDR family NAD(P)-dependent oxidoreductase, producing MDLQLQGRVAIVTGGGMGIGKEVARFLSQEGCKVVICARRMEYLRPAAEEISAETGNEVLPLFCDTNDMAAVADMVQQAVERFGRIDILVNGAAAPSGVVRNDIEHAGDDELLSDMNTKVIGYFRCAKAVTPHMKQGGFGRIINIGGLTGRGSKVLSGMRNLAIAHMTKTLSDQLGPSGITVNLIHPGVVDTPHIQELYEREGVKQGKTPQQVEQGYIDATPIRRTLQPIEMGWLIGFLASPKAGAITGESIGIDGGLTRGIFI
- a CDS encoding aldehyde dehydrogenase family protein — protein: MSEIALLPAVRAFLAAPHGLFIDGTWQAAASGRRLEVENPASASVIAAVAEGAEADADAAVAAARAAFEGPWRQVSPARRGQLLWQLAELIDRHAEELAQLITLENGKPIANARGEAASAASIVRYFAGWPTKIEGSTLPVSPASGAPMLNYTLREPVGVCALIVPWNFPLTMCVWKLGPVLATGCTAVLKPAEQTPLVAVRLVQLIEQAGFPAGVVNLLTGLGLHTGAPLAAHAGVDKVAFTGSTQVGRLIAQAATGNMKKVSLELGGKSPNIILPDADIARAAKGAADGIFYNQGQVCTAASRLYVHESVLDAVLDELQRHARAHVLGPGLDSRSTLGPLVSGRQLETVTGYLRRGTEEGAELVCGGGRPEHLEQGHFIQPTVFLDRAERACVAREEIFGPVLTVMSWREPEDLVQRANDSPYGLAAGLWTRDLRSAHRLAAQLKAGSIWINCWNVVDPASPFGGYKQSGWGREMSKHVIDAYTETKSVFVDLA